From the uncultured Methanomethylovorans sp. genome, the window CGAATGAAACGTTCCAATTCACTATTTAGCATCTTTTACCACCGGTATGTTTCAAGAGGTTTATATGTAGATTGTAATAACCTTTTCTAACTTTACAGCTTCACTTTGAATATTATCGAGGATTTGACCACGAATAAAGAGATGAATACATATGAGTTATTATAACGTAAGTGACTTAATTACTCAAGTATATTATTGTAGTTGTTAAGCTAGTAAAGTGCAATATTTTACTAATCAATCTTATGTGCATTACCTAAATATGAGTTACTATGCTTTTGGTAAGCTATAAACCCTTCAAAAATAATCGACTCTGTAGAAATCCTCTTTTTTTCGAGGAACCAATCAAATTGACATTTTTACTTAATGTGTCTTTATATATTGTTCCATGACAGCCATTTTACGCTAATGATGTTGATTTTAATAGGGTTTCTACAGAGCCGATATGTTAAAACCAATATCTGCGCCTAAGTTTGATACTTGATGTAAGGAGATCTCATCAAATCCCAATGCCTTTGAAGCTGCTTCATCAGCCCTTGCATTCTTTTCTCTTGGAATCCATTCAACCTTTGCTTCCTCATTCAGTGACCTGAGATTGTCCTTATTTACCTTCCATGAACCAGCTACCTGATTCACAACGAGTTTACTGTCACCTTGAACTAATATATCGGTCCAGCCCAATGCAAGTGCCTGCTTCAGACCTCCTATGAGGGCTGAATACTCAGCTTCGTTGTTTGTACCTATGCCATCAAGCTTGCAGGATATCTCCCTGAGAACGTGGTTGTCTTCTGGGAGTATGACACCTATGCCTCTTGTGCCGGGGTTTGGGACTGCACCACCGTCGAATTGGATGATTTTCATAGGATGTAGACCTCTTGCTATAAGTTGAGGGGGTTGACTATTTCGGAATGTGGACGAGGGTTTTAACAGATTTTAATTTTATGTAGAGTTCCAACTAATAAGATTTATAAGTTATTAGGCTACAAAGTTTAGCATAAGACGTGAAAGTGCATAATATAATTAATTGGTGGGACATGTTGTGGGTCTATTTGATTTCCTCAGGACAAAAAATGGTAAAGATACTCCATTTCAAAGTAATGCTGTTACCATGTATTTTGATGGTTTGACTTCTCAAGATAAAATCTTTAAATTGCTGTGGTTTGCAGATGGTAAATTCAAGAATTATAATCCTGAACAAGACCAAAAGATAGTTTTTAAAAACGAATTATTTACGGTAACATTTTCATTTACTACTGAACCGAGTCTTTTGTCAAGCAAATTACCTATTAAACCTACTTCTTTCTCGACAGCGGAAAATATTGGATATTATCCCTCATATGAGCAGCTCACACCTGAGCAAAGATGGATTTATCTGAATTGGCTGAAAGACATTCGACAACCAGTTGACATTGGATATGTATTTGTTTTCTATTATGGGCTTGAAAGACACCTGTTATATGGCAATTATAAAGATGCTGTTGATGTTATTCTCCTATTACGCAAGCATCACGAGAACAATTCATTTCAAAGTTATTCTTTGAATGCTCTGGTATTGGCTGCGATATTGCATAAAGACAAAGACACACTTGATAGAGCATTGGAAACATTGGATGATAATTATCCAAGCAATCTAGTTCTGATTGCTAAATACTTGATGAAGCAGGATATAAACCCCGAGGAAATCATTTCTATGGCTTCTTCAGTTGGATTCAAAAACAAAGGATACATTAAGAAATATCCGGAATTGTTTAAAGACGAGTTATCATCAAAGTTAGAAGCTGAGTTTGGTAAGAGATATTATCCTCTTTGTAGTTTGGATGCAAAATTCGAAAAGAAACAAGAATTGGTTTTTGCAAATATTTCTCTCCCCTCTGATACAAGAGCACCGACATTACCATCAATCGTAGATTGTCCAGTATTTAAAGAGTCTCTTATGAATCTGTTGTCATCGACACATGAAGATGTTAAGAAGAAACTTGCTCAAATGAGAAAGGATGGAGAGAAGCCACTTGCAGAGATACCTCCAAACATCAGTTCAGCAGATGATAATTTTGATTCAGTTTGTCCTTATTGTAATGAAAATCTAAGCAGTCCTCCAAAAAAGAAGAAAAAATGTCCCCATTGTGGTAGTTTCATATATGTTCGTTCTTCTCGACTTTTGTTTCCCCGTACCTGTCTTACAGAAGACGAATCGATTGCTACCGATGAAATTTACAATTTAAAGGAATACGGAATTGGGCCAGAAGATTTTTTTGCAAAGCATAAGCTCACAACCGAGAGACTGGGAAATAAAGGGTCATACACTACAACTTGCATAGACATATATGAAGACCTGTTATTAGAGAAGACAGAATTTCGTGAATTGGGCACTTTGTACTTTAAGCTTGCTTTGTTTAAATATAAAATAGGGAATGAATTCTTTCCTTATTTGCAACATTCCAATAAAATGCAATTACTCCAACTAAAGCAAGATGGATATGAAAAGGTAAAGATAGTTTCAATTAATTCATGTGAAGGATGTCAAAAGTTGAATGGAAGGATGCTAACAATCGATGAAGCACTAAGAGAAAAACCAATACCTTACCAAAATTGTAGTCATGAAATAGAGAAAGGGAAACCTGGATGGTGTTTCTGTCACTACCAACCTGTTTTTAAAGATGATTTACGATAGTTGATAGGTTCCACTTTTGTTCTAAATCTCTTGTACCTGTGTTTTTAATCACAATGAAAATCAGCTTATAAACCGTTTTTAAAAAATTGCTAGAAACAATGGGTTAATCAAAATCCTCTCATGCTATTTCAGTAGTTCTCTAATTTTCCCTCCATCTTGTTCCTGCTACTGTTGAATTACCTTAAACATTGCACTACTAGCTGAATTCTTAACTTTCTCCTAAGCCATTCTTCAACAAACAGAATAAACCTGGCAAATCTGAACTTGTCTTCATCAATGGTTATTGGACCTGGTTTTACAATTGTGAAATGTTTTTTCTGGAGACAGAGCCATGCATTTCTCAGCAGGAACGATATTAGTGTAAAGAAGTATCTGAAAGTTACATCTTTTGTTGATGTTCTTGGTTTAACGATATTTCTCATCCTATATGATGACTCGATAGCAAACCGTCTTCTGTAGACGTTACTAACCTTCCTTTGAGACCATTTAATTCCATAAACAACAAAAGCAAGGTTCTCACACCCATAATTGCCTCTTTTACCTTTCATATACTTCACATCAATTACAATATCCAGATGAACTTCTTTCTTTTGAGCATTCTTCATTACATATTCAGCAGATCTTGCTTTTCTCCCTTTAAGCAGTTGCTTGATTGTTTTTCCTCTTCTTACTACTGGTGTAATGTGAGGGATATCTTTGTTCTGTAAGAACTCAAACACATCAACTGAATAGAACTCTCTATCCAGACAAAGCACCTTGATGTTGAAATTCAGTTCCTCTATAAGATCTATGAAATAAGTAAGGTAATCGACCTTTGTTTTAGTTCTCTCAACAGGGAGAACTGCAAGAGTATACCTCTCGTTCCTGTTTATTATAGATAGGGAAACATATGAGTAAAAAGAGTTTGTTGACTTCTTAGCCTGACTACGTATCACATAGTCTTCATTGGATGAATCAACTTTTCCATAATATGGATCATTTGTAAAATCGATAGCAAATTCATACTTTTTCTCTGGTTTTAGACTACTGACAGAACCTTGAAGGAGGATCTTTTCATTTAACCATATAAGCTCTTCAATATCCAGTTTTTTGAGATGATATCTTAAAGATGTTTCACAGGGAATCTCTAGGTAGTGTTTTGATGCAGAATGAACTGAACTGTTATCCACTGCCATGCATATGGCAGTGTAAAATATATCTTTAGGGGTAAGTGAACCATTTATCTTGATGTCGATATTATCAATGAGTGGTTTAAGAACAGTATCAATACATTGCTTTGGCCTTAATTCAACCTTATTACAGGTCCTTGAATTGAATGGTAGAAATGACATATGGCGGCGTTCCCGCCGCATATAAAACTATCGGAAAGCATTATTCTGTGCCTTATTCAAAATTAGTGAAGTACTGTATTTGTCTTCCATGTACGTTAATTCTATCACATTACTTTTACCGGGCATACCCAATGCTTATTAATGCACAACTCGGTTTCAAATCATAATGGAACTTTCCTTTAATCAAG encodes:
- a CDS encoding ribonuclease HI family protein: MKIIQFDGGAVPNPGTRGIGVILPEDNHVLREISCKLDGIGTNNEAEYSALIGGLKQALALGWTDILVQGDSKLVVNQVAGSWKVNKDNLRSLNEEAKVEWIPREKNARADEAASKALGFDEISLHQVSNLGADIGFNISAL
- a CDS encoding TerB N-terminal domain-containing protein; protein product: MGLFDFLRTKNGKDTPFQSNAVTMYFDGLTSQDKIFKLLWFADGKFKNYNPEQDQKIVFKNELFTVTFSFTTEPSLLSSKLPIKPTSFSTAENIGYYPSYEQLTPEQRWIYLNWLKDIRQPVDIGYVFVFYYGLERHLLYGNYKDAVDVILLLRKHHENNSFQSYSLNALVLAAILHKDKDTLDRALETLDDNYPSNLVLIAKYLMKQDINPEEIISMASSVGFKNKGYIKKYPELFKDELSSKLEAEFGKRYYPLCSLDAKFEKKQELVFANISLPSDTRAPTLPSIVDCPVFKESLMNLLSSTHEDVKKKLAQMRKDGEKPLAEIPPNISSADDNFDSVCPYCNENLSSPPKKKKKCPHCGSFIYVRSSRLLFPRTCLTEDESIATDEIYNLKEYGIGPEDFFAKHKLTTERLGNKGSYTTTCIDIYEDLLLEKTEFRELGTLYFKLALFKYKIGNEFFPYLQHSNKMQLLQLKQDGYEKVKIVSINSCEGCQKLNGRMLTIDEALREKPIPYQNCSHEIEKGKPGWCFCHYQPVFKDDLR
- a CDS encoding ISH3 family transposase, producing the protein MAVDNSSVHSASKHYLEIPCETSLRYHLKKLDIEELIWLNEKILLQGSVSSLKPEKKYEFAIDFTNDPYYGKVDSSNEDYVIRSQAKKSTNSFYSYVSLSIINRNERYTLAVLPVERTKTKVDYLTYFIDLIEELNFNIKVLCLDREFYSVDVFEFLQNKDIPHITPVVRRGKTIKQLLKGRKARSAEYVMKNAQKKEVHLDIVIDVKYMKGKRGNYGCENLAFVVYGIKWSQRKVSNVYRRRFAIESSYRMRNIVKPRTSTKDVTFRYFFTLISFLLRNAWLCLQKKHFTIVKPGPITIDEDKFRFARFILFVEEWLRRKLRIQLVVQCLR